The following are from one region of the Cryptococcus deuterogattii R265 chromosome 8, complete sequence genome:
- a CDS encoding C2 domain-containing protein translates to MSQPPPLPPRKPSPLRQAITGTPGAALPTSPPLPSRPTSSISRDTPPPLIHTSEPVVITASEGTPQPSEEVPRVQVAITPASSDDERYTSNVLEQASQRLFNASNGQSIVSGARKLDVEPKTAAGNGLANNVPINKGRPSSTNPLVSSPNKDIAGGATLNRNTSHIPLTLSLLKQVPSSGLKDLPAMRSTQWAIFTTILVLLAHCGLPLAWLIVTAFGSYYLITQLDGFVPPPAQEESIQEQKEKIMQTEDGVEAVGWVNHALYALFPLISTDVLTPFVDLLEDALSEEVPSIVTSVRLTSPALGSQPLVLTSLRPMSDEEWFASLSSPVTKSDQNSSKTLPSPAYKVPASPSPESLKRGRHGCQTPSTNSSNLIDLCKPLNQPSPTCSGSDAEIQDEVQKRRKRDRLLHKITHRVPYSPSTDHPNPPHSPETDTTQQNQPQSQSGDCLEDETDTFDGPRLHGGWDEAIGEEDPDAGQYVNYQVGFEYKRGEEAMQKGRGLHCLAYIGIGVKGLGKAEIPVYIDVLYIKGIINMRLLLSPTPPFITTGSFTLPSMPEYDISANPLKKGAFNAMNLPLMKPYVKASFKSVLSSFLHPHSYTLDIDRLLLGAESSSRTEHIGVLHIIFHGARDLPKADTMGSCDPYLKVGFEKAKKVMFSTRTIGRSRNPLWEEECFFLIAADAIKAGEGFRICANDSDRFSADDTLGVVLLDLAELIDSCRQGMTHRVDHFVADRAAKDTSGTLAWSVEFCPLWQMSPQETKERLGQARMEKEKCEPPKGAKEPWWVRWMKDMIPGEDGWETERIKRRAETKEWLCGGKEREVWEAEVGASEERPSGILQFHIHQCLDLEVESTAGTYTTQPQRPAGGPPALGHVTDRSANEISDPPSAYCEVHLNDKLVYKTRTKEVTPMPYYNAVSERFVRDWTKGKIVFVVRDARDREHDPILGLVVINLHDILKETSQITRWFPLTAGLGWGRIRLSLLWKSLEMSIPRGISGYEVGTVQIKNFVFTSADDRNDDLRVIIRTDSDTLKVRLVGGENGNSSTVPTGSPSSSRFSTPPSSSEQYTFPASTHPVLAIMYRHSCSIHMSIQSSKAKRRVLGKRKLLGVGVIRLNDVPDGQGSRRVGVWEGVKGESNDWDQGFEGMADTPLDEDSGEMLSTPDIAAVDKSLSPNSHPDSLALSRVRTSLSKRSSLSIASSPRSLPGQRGLIGYIDVSWVLAPGISATHRKLAKHDLRFAKVFEAWELARDEHDIVHEMVNEDSGSDSENEEDENSGEQEFVHLQENDMEDMSPRRAHSHALHKQHKGLFQLKIARTGKFVKDKLSAKVYNAANHGNSGVQEGYGRTRGADLEVEKEGLSKL, encoded by the exons ATGTCCcaaccaccaccactaCCTCCGCGGAAACCCTCACCACTCCGTCAAGCTATTACTGGAACCCCTGGGGCCGCACTGCCCACATCGCctcccttgccttctcGACCGACAAGTAGTATCAGCAGAGACACTCCGCCCCCGCTTATACACACAAGCGAACCTGTGGTAATAACAGCTTCAGAAGGTACTCCACAACCATCCGAGGAAGTTCCCCGTGTTCAAGTCGCTATAACTCCCGCTAGCTCTGATGACGAACGATACACTTCAAATGTTCTTGAACAAGCGAGTCAAAGGCTCTTCAACGCGTCGAACGGACAGTCAATAGTCAGTGGAGCTCGGAAACTTGATGTAGAGCCAAAAACAGCTGCTGGCAATGGTCTCGCCAATAATGTTCCCATCAACAAAGGGCGGCCCTCATCAACGAACCCCTTGGTATCCTCGCCTAATAAAGATATCGCGGGAGGAGCCACCTTAAATCGAAACACTTCACATATCCCTCTAACGTTGTCTCTACTCAAGCAAGTACCCTCCTCTGGTCTTAAGGATCTACCCGCAATGCGAAGTACCCAATGGGCCATTTTTACCACCATCTTGGTCCTCCTCGCCCACTGTGGTTTACCCTTAGCATGGCTTATCGTGACAGCCTTTGGTAGTTATTATCTGATAACCCAGTTGGATGGGTTTGTGCCCCCTCCCGCCCAGGAGGAGAGTATAcaagagcagaaggagaagattatGCAAACTGAAGACGGTGTGGAAGCTGTCGGCTGGGT GAACCACGCGCTTTATGCGCTGTTCCCGTTGATCTCGACGGATGTATTGACGCCGTTTGTGGACCTGCTTGAAGATGCTCTCAGTGAGGAAGTACCATCCATCGTG ACAAGTGTCCGCCTTACGTCCCCTGCCCTTGGCTCTCAACCTCTCGTACTCACTTCCCTCCGACCAATGTCGGACGAAGAATGGTTCGCCTCCCTGTCCTCACCTGTCACCAAATCAGACCAAAACTCTAGCAAAaccctcccatcccccGCGTACAAAGTCCCGGCATCCCCTAGTCCTGAATCCCTCAAGAGAGGGCGACACGGCTGTCAAACCCCATCTACCAATTCTTCCAACTTGATCGATCTCTGTAAACCCCTTAACCAACCATCTCCAACATGCTCTGGCAGTGATGCCGAGATTCAGGATGAAGTCCAAAAACGCCGGAAGAGGGACCGGCTCTTACACAAAATTACACACCGCGTACCTTACAGCCCCTCCACCGATCATCCCAATCCGCCTCATAGTCCAGAGACAGATACAACCCAACAAAATCAACCCCAGTCTCAATCGGGAGATtgtttggaggatgagacgGACACATTTGATGGGCCGAGGTTGCatggaggatgggatgaagcaattggtgaagaggatcCTGATGCCGGGCAATATGTGAATTATCAGGTCGGGTTTGAATATAagcgaggagaggaagctATGCAAAAGGGGAGAGGATTGCATTGCCTT GCATATATTGGGATCGGGGTAAAAGGTTTGGGCAAGGCAGAGATACCGGTTTACATTGATGTGCTCTATATCAAGGGTATAATCAACATGAGGTTGCTGTTATCCCCAACGCCACCATTCATCACAACAGGCTCATTTACATTACCGAGTATGCCCGAATATGATATCTCTGCAAACCCTTTGAAAAAGGGGGCGTTTAATGCAATGAATCTGCCACTCATGAAACCTTACG TCAAAGCCTCTTTCAAATCcgttctctcctccttcctacACCCTCACTCATACACACTGGACATTGATCGTCTCCTCCTCGGTGCCGAATCGTCGAGCCGCACCGAACACATCGGTGTGCTGCACATCATTTTTCATGGGGCTCGCGATTTGCCAAAGGCGGATACGATGGGTAGCTGTGACCCGTATTTGAAGGTAGGATTtgaaaaggccaagaaggtTATGTTCAGTACACGGACGATTGGACGGTCGAGGAATCCTCtctgggaagaagaatgtttCT TCCTGATAGCGGCAGATGCCATAAAAGCTGGCGAAGGTTTCCGAATCTGCGCCAACGACTCTGACCGCTTCTCCGCTGATGACACTCTCGGTGTCGTCCTACTCGACCTCGCCGAGCTCATTGACTCTTGTCGTCAAGGCATGACCCATCGAGTCGACCATTTCGTAGCTGATCGAGCAGCCAAGGACACCTCAGGTACCTTGGCGTGGTCAGTAGAGTTTTGCCCATTATGGCAAATGTCGCCCCAAGAGACGAAAGAGCGTCTTGGGCAGGCAcggatggagaaggagaagtgCGAGCCGCCAAAGGGTGCAAAGGAACCGTGGTGGGTGAGGTGGATGAAAGATATGATACCAGGGGAAGACGGCTGGGAGACTGAAAGGATTAAAAGGAGAGCGGAGACAAAAGAATGGTTATGTggggggaaagaaagggaggtGTGGGAAGCAGAGGTGGGTGCTAGTGAGGAGAGGCCGAGTGGAATACTGCAA TTTCATATTCATCAATGTCTCG ATCTTGAAGTCGAATCCACGGCTGGTACATACACAACCCAACCGCAACGTCCTGCTGGCGGTCCCCCAGCACTCGGTCATGTCACAGACCGCAGTGCCAACGAAATCAGTGATCCGCCTTCAGCCTATTGTGAAGTCCATTTGAACGACAAGTTGGTATACAAGACAAGGACGAAAGAGGTCACGCCGATGCCTTATTACAATGCAGTAAGTGAAAGGTTTGTGAGGGACTGGACAAAGGGCAAGATTGTTTTTGTTGTCAGAGATGCGAGGGATAGGGAACATG ATCCCATTCTTGGCCTAGTTGTAATCAACCTCCATGATATTTTGAAGGAGACCTCTCAAATTACTCGTTGGTTCCCCCTCACCGCCGGCCTGGGCTGGGGTCGTATTCGTCTTTCCCTGCTGTGGAAGTCCCTGGAGATGTCTATTCCACGAGGAATATCGGGGTATGAAGTAGGGACTGTACAAATCAAAAACTTCGTCTTCACCTCCGCGGACGACAGGAATGACGATTTGCGGGTCATTATAAGAACAGACAGCGATACACTCAAAGTCCGGCTTGTTGGCGGGGAAAATGGGAATAGCAGCACCGTCCCTACAGgatcaccatcctcctctcgctTTTCcactcctccttcttcatctgagCAATACACTTTCCCAGCTTCGACCCATCCTGTCTTGGCAATCATGTACCGCCATTCATGCTCTATCCACATGTCTATCCAGTCTAGTAAAGCAAAACGACGTGTActtgggaaaaggaagctCTTGGGTGTCGGTGTGATCAGGCTGAATGATGTACCTGACGGTCAAGGTTCAAGGCGTGTTGGGGTTTGGGAGGGTGTCAAAGGCGAGTCAAATGACTGGGATCAAGGATTTGAAGGAATGGCGGATACACCTCTCGATGAAGATTCAGGGGAAATGTTGAGCACGCCCGATATCGCTGCTGTGGACAAGAGTCTGAGTCCCAACTCTCATCCCGactcccttgccctctcTCGTGTTAGAACAAGTTTGTCCAAGCGATCTTCCCTATCTATCGCTTCGTCCCCTCGCTCGTTGCCAGGACAACGCGGTCTTATAGGATACATTGACGTCAGCTGGGTACTCGCACCTGGAATTAGCGCCACCCATCGAAAGCTTGCAAAGCACGATCTAAGATTTGCAAAGGTCTTTGAAGCGTGGGAATTGGCCCGCGATGAACATGACATTGTACACGAGATGGTTAATGAGGACAGTGGAAGCGATAGCGAGaacgaagaggacgaaaaTTCTGGGGAGCAAGAGTTTGTACATCTCCAAGAGAATGATATGGAAGATATGTCACCAAGAAGAGCACATTCACATGCTTTGCATAAGCAG CACAAGGGCCTGTTTCAGCTTAAAATTGCTCGTACAGGGAAATTCGTTAAGGATAAACTGAGCGCTAAAGTGTATAATGCCGCGAATCACGGTAATTCAGGTGTGCAAGAGGGATATGGACGAACGAGGGGCGCAGACCTTGAggtggaaaaagaaggccTCTCGAAATTGTAA